Below is a genomic region from Miniphocaeibacter halophilus.
AATTTGTACCTGCTAACACTTTAATGTTACTATTTTCATTTGTTAATAATACTGACCTATTAAAAGGAGTTCCGCCAGCTAAATCGGTTAATATAATTATATTATCGTATTCTTTTAAGCTTTCTAAAGCTTCTGTTAACTTCTTATCTAAACCTTCAGTTCCATCATTTTCTAAAAAATCAACAACCTTTACATTTTCCATTTCACCAGCTATTAATTTCAATCCACTGTATAAACCGGACGAGAAATTTCCGTGAGCTGTAAGAATTACTCCGTTCATAATACCTCCTTAAAAATAAAAGGAGCCAGAGGCTCCCTTTTTATTTTACTTTTACTCCCTTATACTTGCCAGATTATTGGAAAGCCAATAGCTGTTGGAATTATAGTTCCAGCTAAACCTAATACTAATAATAGTATTATAGATTTAATAGGTGTAAATTGTTTTTTAACCATTAATAAGTAAATTCCTAAAGTTATAAGTAATGGTAATAGTTGTGGTAAAACTGTATC
It encodes:
- a CDS encoding PTS fructose transporter subunit IIBC, translated to MNGVILTAHGNFSSGLYSGLKLIAGEMENVKVVDFLENDGTEGLDKKLTEALESLKEYDNIIILTDLAGGTPFNRSVLLTNENSNIKVLAGTNFQMLYTAAFEPIDDLEEFSNAIINTGKEGITVFKLPVVEDNNNDDFEGI